The following coding sequences lie in one Candidatus Nitrospira allomarina genomic window:
- the nhaA gene encoding Na+/H+ antiporter NhaA — protein MKKTPVDIWLTDPLNSFLARQTTSGIVLFVAALVALVLANSPFADAYHHLWDNEISVGFNDFLVSKTLHHWINDGLMAVFFFVIGLELKREIMAGELSNPRDALLPIAAGVGGMVVPALIYLAFNSSGDASAGWGIPMATDIAFALGIISLLGNRVPLSLKVFLTALAIADDLGAVLVIAVFYTSHIDLINLAAGAGFMILLVTSNLLGVRNILWYGLLGIGGLWLAFLLSGVHATIAAVLAAFTIPANVKISDKGFVSRIKALGDRFEMAKSNDLTLVTDEQLHVLEDIRAVAREALTPLQRLEHGMHPFVAFVVMPVFALANAGISFPADFLNQLASPVTLGVGAGLLGGKVLGIMAMCYILIHFRWASFPEQTGWRHLFGAAMLASVGFTMSLFITGLAFNDDVLILQAKLGILLASLIGGISGYYLLRRAG, from the coding sequence ATGAAGAAAACCCCAGTCGATATTTGGCTGACCGATCCCCTTAACAGCTTTCTTGCCAGGCAGACCACCAGTGGCATTGTGCTGTTCGTTGCCGCCCTGGTGGCTTTGGTTCTGGCCAATTCTCCCTTTGCGGATGCCTACCACCATCTTTGGGATAATGAAATATCGGTCGGTTTCAATGATTTTCTTGTCAGCAAGACCCTGCATCATTGGATCAATGATGGGCTGATGGCCGTCTTCTTCTTCGTGATCGGGTTGGAGCTGAAGCGTGAGATCATGGCGGGTGAACTAAGCAATCCCCGTGATGCGCTGCTCCCTATCGCTGCGGGGGTAGGCGGCATGGTTGTGCCGGCGTTGATCTACCTCGCGTTCAATTCGTCGGGCGACGCCAGTGCCGGATGGGGCATACCCATGGCGACCGATATCGCCTTCGCGCTCGGCATTATCTCCCTATTGGGCAACAGGGTCCCATTATCGCTTAAAGTATTTCTTACCGCTCTGGCCATCGCGGATGACCTTGGCGCGGTGCTGGTCATTGCGGTTTTTTATACATCACACATTGACCTCATCAATCTGGCAGCCGGTGCAGGATTCATGATCCTGCTGGTGACGTCCAATCTCCTGGGTGTACGCAACATTCTGTGGTATGGACTGCTGGGAATCGGCGGCCTGTGGCTGGCGTTCCTCTTATCAGGAGTGCATGCCACCATTGCCGCGGTGCTGGCCGCGTTCACGATTCCTGCCAACGTGAAGATCTCAGACAAGGGATTCGTTTCACGCATTAAGGCCTTGGGGGACCGGTTTGAGATGGCCAAAAGCAATGACCTGACCCTGGTGACGGATGAGCAGCTCCATGTGCTTGAAGACATCCGCGCGGTGGCCAGGGAGGCCTTGACTCCGCTCCAACGGTTGGAACATGGCATGCACCCCTTCGTGGCGTTTGTGGTGATGCCGGTCTTTGCGTTGGCGAATGCCGGAATCAGCTTTCCGGCTGACTTCCTGAATCAGTTGGCGAGTCCGGTCACCTTAGGAGTGGGAGCGGGGCTGCTGGGGGGTAAGGTGTTGGGCATCATGGCCATGTGCTATATCCTGATCCATTTTCGGTGGGCCTCCTTTCCGGAACAGACAGGCTGGCGGCACCTCTTTGGTGCTGCGATGCTTGCCTCGGTGGGTTTCACGATGTCGTTGTTTATCACCGGACTGGCTTTCAACGATGACGTATTGATCCTCCAAGCCAAGTTGGGCATCCTGCTGGCCTCGTTGATAGGTGGAATTTCGGGATACTATCTGCTGCGGCGGGCAGGATGA
- a CDS encoding DUF4412 domain-containing protein, whose translation MVKVLGLVGGLVLGIQTTVCAGVVFHVETIFPNRTAVPSRTDAMTVDGKNLKMTLNDAGTSQSTVIYRGDREEILLINHGDHTWRAMDKATMVSLGQQINPALEKMQEMLKNMPPERRAMMEKMFAGQGINPAMLGGKVEMQVKKTGERQTINGYPCVKYETWRENEKVAEHCVSDWKQVPGSQEARGVFQDMAAFSQEVWQGAFKGGGGPASFFESLGKIEGYPVFTRIFSNGTIVTESRLTGVEEKSVEAKEFDPPNDYVKKEFLPKNLSSPMGQ comes from the coding sequence ATGGTGAAGGTTCTGGGCCTTGTGGGCGGGTTGGTGCTGGGCATTCAGACGACGGTCTGTGCAGGCGTGGTTTTTCATGTCGAGACCATTTTTCCCAATCGGACAGCGGTGCCTTCCAGAACCGACGCGATGACGGTTGACGGGAAGAATTTGAAAATGACGTTGAATGACGCCGGGACCAGTCAATCCACGGTTATTTATCGAGGCGATCGGGAGGAAATTCTGCTGATCAATCATGGAGATCACACCTGGCGTGCTATGGACAAGGCCACGATGGTCAGTCTTGGCCAACAGATCAATCCGGCCTTGGAAAAGATGCAGGAAATGTTAAAGAATATGCCCCCGGAACGACGGGCCATGATGGAAAAGATGTTTGCCGGGCAGGGGATCAATCCCGCCATGTTGGGCGGGAAGGTCGAGATGCAGGTCAAAAAAACCGGCGAAAGGCAGACCATCAATGGCTATCCCTGTGTGAAATATGAAACCTGGCGGGAAAACGAAAAAGTTGCAGAACATTGCGTGAGTGATTGGAAGCAGGTTCCCGGCAGCCAGGAAGCCCGAGGCGTGTTTCAAGATATGGCAGCCTTTTCTCAAGAGGTATGGCAAGGGGCATTTAAAGGTGGTGGAGGTCCAGCGTCGTTTTTTGAATCCCTAGGAAAGATTGAAGGCTACCCGGTCTTCACGAGAATTTTCTCCAATGGAACCATAGTCACAGAAAGCCGGTTGACCGGGGTGGAGGAGAAGTCGGTCGAAGCGAAGGAATTTGACCCTCCCAACGATTATGTCAAAAAAGAATTCTTGCCGAAAAATCTTTCCTCTCCCATGGGGCAATAG
- a CDS encoding DEAD/DEAH box helicase — translation MKHDASNSPTAPTMKGFSPGFAALGLEAALLTTLEALGYEEPTPIQREAIPPLLAGNDLLGRAATGTGKTAAFTLPLLQRLAHSPKQPHPSALILVPTRELAIQVCEAVQRYGKQQAIAILAVYGGQAIRPQLIALKRGVDIVVATPGRALDHIRRKTLHLKDLQIVVLDEADEMLNMGFAEDLDAILKQTPTTRQTALFSATMPPRIASIARHHLRNPIEIQIIKEPVKAGVAPRVHQTAYLVARPHKVAALARILDMSSPKSALVFCRTRLEVDELTSMLNGRGYRGEGLHGGMNQAQRDRVMQSFRAGKTELLVATDVAARGLDIPHVSHVVNYDVPSSPEAYVHRIGRTGRAGRAGEAITLVESRERWLLQNIERLTKSKVEMGTLPTGADLQAKRLEQIGVSIQEILKTNDFEQFRAVVNTLTEKYDPADVAAAALQLAYGSKTGNRVEEDIPAIRDRTPDTSQTARRPRRGSSDFPDSGRAFRGGGGGGRPSVRRERHSQSTSMATLHVNAGRMAGVRTGDLVGAIANEAGIHSNVIGPIKVSDQFSLVKVPEEHVHGIIKALGRTRIKGQKVTIRLYKE, via the coding sequence ATGAAACACGATGCCTCCAACTCACCCACGGCTCCAACGATGAAGGGCTTTTCACCCGGCTTTGCCGCTCTCGGCCTTGAGGCGGCGCTGCTGACCACGCTTGAAGCATTAGGATATGAAGAGCCCACCCCCATTCAACGCGAAGCCATTCCTCCGCTATTGGCGGGAAACGACCTTCTGGGGCGGGCCGCAACCGGAACTGGAAAAACTGCTGCATTCACGCTTCCCCTGCTCCAGCGTCTTGCCCATTCGCCCAAGCAGCCACATCCTTCAGCCCTTATTCTCGTGCCCACCCGCGAATTGGCCATACAAGTTTGCGAGGCTGTGCAGCGTTATGGGAAGCAGCAGGCCATCGCCATCCTCGCGGTTTATGGAGGTCAAGCCATCCGACCCCAGCTCATCGCGTTGAAACGCGGAGTGGATATCGTCGTGGCGACGCCAGGACGGGCACTGGACCATATACGGCGTAAAACCCTTCATCTCAAGGACCTGCAGATTGTGGTGCTGGATGAAGCTGATGAGATGCTGAATATGGGGTTCGCGGAAGATCTGGATGCCATTCTGAAACAAACCCCGACGACCAGGCAGACCGCACTGTTTTCAGCAACCATGCCTCCACGCATCGCATCAATCGCCCGACATCATCTGCGCAACCCCATCGAGATTCAGATCATCAAGGAACCGGTAAAGGCCGGTGTGGCCCCTCGGGTGCACCAGACGGCCTACCTTGTGGCCAGGCCACATAAAGTGGCGGCCCTGGCCAGAATCCTGGATATGTCCAGTCCAAAGTCCGCCTTGGTGTTTTGCCGAACACGATTGGAAGTCGATGAGCTGACCTCCATGCTCAACGGCCGCGGATACCGGGGAGAAGGCCTGCATGGCGGGATGAACCAGGCTCAACGGGATCGGGTGATGCAATCGTTCCGTGCCGGGAAAACCGAGCTGCTTGTTGCAACCGACGTGGCGGCCCGGGGTCTGGATATTCCTCACGTATCACACGTAGTGAATTACGATGTCCCGTCCTCTCCCGAAGCCTACGTCCATCGTATCGGACGAACCGGACGCGCAGGACGCGCCGGTGAAGCTATTACCCTTGTGGAATCCCGGGAACGCTGGCTGCTGCAAAATATAGAACGCTTGACCAAATCCAAAGTCGAGATGGGCACCCTCCCGACGGGGGCCGACCTTCAAGCTAAGCGCCTTGAACAGATTGGCGTTTCCATTCAAGAGATTCTCAAGACCAACGACTTTGAGCAATTCCGAGCCGTGGTCAACACCCTCACCGAAAAATATGACCCCGCGGATGTCGCCGCAGCCGCCCTTCAATTGGCCTATGGGTCAAAGACAGGTAATCGGGTTGAAGAGGATATTCCTGCAATACGGGACCGGACACCTGACACATCCCAGACGGCCAGACGGCCAAGGCGAGGGTCATCGGATTTCCCCGATTCCGGAAGGGCTTTCAGGGGAGGAGGAGGCGGTGGTAGGCCCTCCGTCAGGCGGGAACGGCACAGTCAATCTACAAGCATGGCGACCTTGCATGTGAACGCCGGTCGAATGGCCGGGGTCCGCACAGGGGATCTGGTCGGTGCCATCGCCAATGAGGCCGGAATTCATTCGAATGTGATTGGCCCAATTAAAGTTTCCGATCAATTCTCTCTGGTCAAAGTACCGGAAGAGCATGTCCATGGCATTATCAAGGCTCTAGGGCGGACACGAATTAAAGGGCAAAAAGTCACCATCCGCCTCTATAAGGAATAA
- a CDS encoding SIR2 family NAD-dependent protein deacylase produces the protein MPSALTILDVRDRLTKARSVTVLTGAGISADSGVPTFRGPEGLWKNYRPEELASPEAFARDPKLVWEWYNWRRELVATKHPNAAHKTLVELERRNEHFWLITQNVDGLHALAGSQRLSEIHGNIWKVRCTQCNRISPNRDLPLVYPPLCTDCSGLLRPHIVWFGESLDQEDMNRSYQALRTCDILLIIGTSGVVYPAASFASIAKDGGALVVELNLDPTPNSSVVDVAFQGRAKDLVPLLCEVT, from the coding sequence ATGCCTAGTGCTCTGACGATTCTTGATGTGCGTGACCGTCTTACCAAAGCCCGGTCGGTCACGGTCCTTACCGGTGCGGGAATTTCCGCGGATAGCGGCGTGCCGACTTTTCGCGGACCCGAAGGCTTGTGGAAAAATTACCGGCCGGAAGAACTGGCATCACCCGAGGCCTTTGCCCGGGACCCGAAACTTGTTTGGGAGTGGTATAACTGGCGGCGTGAATTGGTCGCAACCAAACACCCGAATGCGGCACACAAAACCCTCGTTGAATTGGAACGACGGAATGAACACTTTTGGCTCATCACGCAGAACGTCGATGGACTTCATGCCCTGGCCGGCTCGCAACGTCTTTCCGAAATCCATGGCAACATCTGGAAAGTGCGTTGTACGCAATGCAACCGGATTTCGCCGAACCGCGACCTGCCTTTGGTCTATCCACCCCTCTGCACGGACTGTTCGGGGTTATTACGTCCTCATATTGTGTGGTTTGGAGAATCATTGGATCAGGAAGATATGAACCGCAGTTATCAGGCATTGCGAACTTGTGATATCCTTCTGATTATTGGCACGTCAGGCGTGGTCTATCCGGCTGCATCCTTTGCTTCCATTGCCAAAGACGGTGGCGCATTAGTGGTCGAGCTGAATTTGGACCCGACGCCAAACTCCTCTGTTGTGGACGTAGCCTTTCAAGGCCGTGCCAAAGACCTGGTGCCGCTGTTGTGCGAAGTCACCTAA
- the thiS gene encoding sulfur carrier protein ThiS, whose translation MQLTINGKPETLEVSTVLDVLKTKDIDPQLVAVELNTQMVDQEQLGTTSIKDGDKLEFLFFMGGGA comes from the coding sequence ATGCAATTGACGATCAATGGTAAACCTGAAACCCTGGAGGTTTCGACGGTGCTAGACGTCTTGAAAACCAAAGACATTGACCCGCAACTCGTCGCGGTAGAACTGAATACGCAGATGGTTGATCAGGAGCAACTAGGAACCACCTCCATTAAAGATGGCGATAAACTAGAGTTTTTGTTTTTCATGGGCGGTGGCGCGTGA
- the cysK gene encoding cysteine synthase A, which translates to MSAGFLRNITDGIGHTPLVRLNRLSPPGGATIYGKAEFYNPGGSVKDRICLNMIDEAEQKGLLKPGGTIVEPTSGNTGIGLALVSAVRGYKLILVMPEGMSLERASLLSSYGAQLVLTPAREGMRGSIKEAESILDQNPEYFMPNQFSNPANPAMHRKTTALEIWEALDGKVDAFVAAVGTGGTITGCGELFKEKNPSVKVIALEPAGSPVLSGGEPGPHRIQGIGAGFVPKVLNRSLIDEIMTVTDEEAYQTTKQLARKEGLLVGISAGANVFAAQKVAESLGPHKNVVTILCDTGERYLSIEKYFNI; encoded by the coding sequence GTGAGTGCCGGATTTCTTCGGAATATTACGGATGGCATTGGGCATACTCCGTTAGTACGATTAAACCGGCTTTCCCCTCCAGGCGGAGCCACAATTTATGGGAAGGCGGAATTTTACAATCCCGGCGGCAGCGTGAAAGACCGCATCTGCCTCAATATGATTGATGAGGCAGAGCAAAAGGGACTGCTCAAGCCGGGCGGCACCATAGTGGAACCGACCAGCGGCAATACCGGCATTGGATTAGCCTTGGTGTCTGCCGTTCGGGGTTACAAACTGATCCTTGTCATGCCGGAAGGGATGAGCCTGGAACGGGCCAGCCTGCTCTCCTCGTATGGCGCGCAATTGGTATTGACTCCTGCTCGGGAAGGGATGCGTGGATCAATTAAAGAAGCAGAGAGTATTTTGGACCAAAATCCCGAATACTTCATGCCCAACCAGTTTTCTAATCCGGCCAATCCAGCCATGCATCGTAAGACCACGGCGTTGGAAATCTGGGAGGCATTGGATGGCAAGGTGGATGCATTTGTGGCTGCAGTGGGCACCGGCGGAACAATTACCGGCTGCGGAGAATTGTTTAAAGAAAAAAATCCCTCGGTCAAGGTGATTGCGCTAGAGCCAGCCGGCTCTCCCGTTTTATCCGGAGGAGAACCCGGACCACACAGAATCCAAGGGATCGGCGCAGGCTTCGTTCCCAAGGTGCTGAATCGCTCACTCATTGATGAAATTATGACTGTGACTGATGAAGAGGCTTACCAAACCACGAAGCAACTCGCCAGAAAGGAAGGGCTCCTGGTGGGAATATCTGCTGGGGCCAATGTGTTTGCCGCTCAAAAGGTCGCAGAATCCTTAGGGCCGCATAAGAATGTGGTGACGATTCTTTGCGATACAGGTGAACGATATCTGAGCATTGAGAAATATTTCAATATTTAG
- a CDS encoding HesA/MoeB/ThiF family protein, translating to MSFTEDQITRYSRHILLPEMGGKGQKKLSQAKVFIVGAGGLGCPVAYYLAAAGIGTIGLIDSDVVDLSNLQRQILHHTPDVGRSKVLSAKEKILALNPDVQVNMHEERLTSRNARDLISQYDIVIDGVDNFPAKFLINDACYMENKPLVHGGILRFEGRVFTIIPNQSACYRCIFKNPPPAGVVPTCQEAGIIGVVAGIIGTIQATEAMKLILNIGTPLTNRILDFDARTTAFREIRVKRNPSCALCGPNPSLTELIDYEQEACQLQPSATTLTNG from the coding sequence ATGAGTTTCACAGAAGATCAGATTACCCGTTATAGCCGACACATTTTATTACCCGAAATGGGCGGCAAGGGACAAAAAAAATTATCACAAGCCAAAGTCTTTATTGTTGGAGCTGGAGGTCTGGGATGCCCTGTCGCCTATTACCTTGCCGCAGCCGGCATTGGTACCATTGGATTGATTGATAGCGATGTGGTGGATCTTTCCAACCTCCAACGACAAATCCTTCACCATACTCCGGATGTAGGACGGTCCAAGGTACTTTCGGCCAAGGAAAAAATTCTGGCGTTAAACCCTGATGTTCAGGTCAACATGCATGAAGAGCGATTGACGTCTCGCAATGCTCGAGACCTGATCAGCCAATACGATATCGTTATCGATGGCGTCGACAACTTCCCGGCCAAATTTTTGATCAATGACGCCTGTTATATGGAGAATAAGCCCCTCGTCCATGGCGGAATCCTCCGGTTCGAAGGACGGGTCTTCACGATTATTCCCAATCAATCCGCCTGCTATCGTTGTATTTTCAAAAATCCGCCGCCCGCCGGCGTGGTTCCTACTTGCCAGGAGGCCGGAATCATCGGAGTCGTTGCGGGAATAATTGGAACCATTCAGGCCACAGAGGCCATGAAACTCATCCTCAACATTGGAACGCCATTGACGAACCGCATCCTGGATTTTGACGCACGCACCACCGCGTTTCGGGAAATTCGCGTCAAACGGAATCCTTCCTGTGCACTTTGCGGCCCAAATCCTTCGTTGACGGAACTCATCGACTATGAACAAGAGGCGTGCCAACTTCAACCATCGGCTACAACGCTAACCAACGGATAA
- the thrC gene encoding threonine synthase: MKKMQALVCRECGKEYPTQDIHVCELCFGPLEVKYDYAAIKQVMSREKIASGPHSLWRYVDLLPVEGTNFIGLHAGFTPLVHAKNLGAFLGLDNLYIKNDCVNHPTLSFKDRVVAIALTRARELGFETVACASTGNLANSVSAHAASAGMKCYVFIPGDLEAAKVLGNLIYRPNVVEIEGNYDDVNRLCSEIAGERHWAFVNINIRPYYAEGSKTLAFETVEQLGWRAPDQVVVPMASGSLLTKIWKGLKEFEKLGLVDSVKTKVNGAQAEGCSPIATAFRENRDFFKPVKPHTIAKSLAIGNPADGYYALKTAAESQGAMEAVTDDEIVESIKLLAQTEGIFAETAGGVTIGVLRKLVKQGRIQKNDVTVAYITGNGLKTQEAVVDSVGRPFRIPPSLSHFIKTFAIEESA; the protein is encoded by the coding sequence ATGAAAAAAATGCAAGCTCTGGTGTGTCGGGAGTGCGGAAAAGAATATCCTACCCAGGATATTCATGTATGCGAATTATGCTTTGGGCCACTGGAAGTCAAATACGATTATGCCGCCATCAAACAGGTCATGTCGCGTGAAAAGATTGCATCCGGCCCTCACAGCCTTTGGCGATATGTGGACCTCCTCCCCGTGGAAGGCACGAATTTCATCGGTCTTCATGCCGGATTTACCCCGCTGGTTCATGCCAAAAACCTTGGGGCCTTTCTCGGCCTGGACAACCTGTACATAAAAAATGATTGCGTCAATCATCCGACGCTGTCGTTTAAAGATCGCGTGGTAGCCATCGCCTTAACTCGAGCCAGAGAACTGGGATTTGAAACAGTCGCCTGCGCTTCAACCGGCAATCTGGCAAATTCAGTGTCGGCTCATGCAGCCTCCGCAGGGATGAAATGCTATGTGTTCATTCCCGGCGACCTGGAAGCTGCGAAGGTGCTGGGGAATTTGATTTATCGTCCCAATGTCGTGGAAATTGAAGGAAACTATGATGATGTCAATCGACTCTGCAGCGAAATCGCGGGAGAACGCCACTGGGCATTCGTCAATATCAATATCCGCCCCTATTATGCTGAAGGCTCGAAAACCTTGGCCTTTGAAACGGTCGAGCAATTAGGGTGGCGGGCTCCGGATCAGGTCGTAGTGCCCATGGCTTCGGGATCCTTGCTCACGAAAATTTGGAAAGGCCTCAAAGAATTTGAGAAGTTGGGCCTGGTGGATTCGGTGAAGACCAAGGTAAACGGGGCGCAAGCAGAGGGCTGCTCCCCCATTGCCACGGCATTTCGTGAGAATCGGGATTTTTTTAAACCGGTGAAGCCACACACCATCGCCAAATCACTGGCCATCGGCAATCCGGCGGATGGATACTATGCATTAAAAACCGCCGCGGAAAGCCAGGGGGCCATGGAGGCCGTCACCGATGATGAAATAGTAGAGAGCATTAAACTTCTGGCTCAAACGGAAGGAATTTTTGCTGAAACCGCCGGAGGAGTCACTATCGGCGTCCTTCGCAAATTGGTAAAACAAGGGCGCATTCAAAAAAATGATGTGACTGTGGCCTACATTACCGGTAACGGACTGAAAACTCAGGAAGCGGTTGTCGATTCCGTTGGACGCCCATTTCGCATCCCACCCAGTCTCAGTCACTTTATTAAGACTTTTGCCATAGAGGAGTCAGCATGA
- a CDS encoding ubiquitin-like small modifier protein 1: MIKVRIPTPLRPMTGGKSEVEIAGNTVSEIIDNLGSAHPGIKERVYDEQGEVRRFINIYVNEEDIRFLTGKDTPLKDGDEVSIIPAIAGGS; encoded by the coding sequence ATGATTAAGGTCAGAATTCCCACTCCCTTGCGCCCCATGACCGGAGGAAAAAGTGAGGTGGAAATAGCAGGGAACACGGTGTCTGAAATTATTGACAATTTGGGGTCTGCCCATCCCGGCATTAAGGAACGAGTTTATGATGAACAGGGAGAGGTACGGCGGTTCATCAATATCTATGTCAACGAAGAAGATATTCGATTTTTGACCGGCAAGGATACCCCACTGAAGGACGGAGATGAAGTCTCCATCATCCCCGCAATCGCAGGAGGTTCATGA
- a CDS encoding NIL domain-containing protein — translation MMAKLRFHIRYPEDKIPSPILYEIGQEYQVVPSIRRADVRETTGWMDVEFSGETDEIDRAIQGLRQKGCMVDPIELNVVE, via the coding sequence ATGATGGCCAAACTACGCTTTCACATTCGGTATCCCGAAGATAAAATTCCTTCTCCCATCCTGTATGAAATCGGACAGGAATACCAGGTCGTACCCAGCATTCGACGGGCCGATGTCCGTGAGACGACCGGATGGATGGATGTGGAATTTTCTGGAGAAACTGATGAAATTGACCGGGCTATTCAGGGTCTTCGTCAAAAAGGCTGTATGGTTGATCCGATTGAACTGAACGTCGTTGAATAA
- the moeB gene encoding molybdopterin-synthase adenylyltransferase MoeB produces the protein MEFTESQIQRYSRQIILSEVGGKGQKKLQDAKILVIGAGGLGSPAALYLAAAGIGTLGLTDGDVVDLSNLQRQILHTTDRIGVSKVESGGTLLSALNPETTLKLYPEHVSATNILSLIEAYDIILDGSDNFSTRFLVNDACFFAKRTLISGSIFRFEGQLATIKPHEGFPCYRCLYPEPPPPGLVPNCQEAGVLGVLAGTIGVLQANEAIKEVLGLGESLAKHLLLYDALDMTFRKVGRPKSPDCPLCGPHPTITKLVEQEVSCSI, from the coding sequence ATGGAATTTACTGAATCTCAAATCCAGCGTTACAGCCGTCAGATCATTCTGTCGGAAGTGGGCGGCAAAGGACAGAAAAAGTTACAGGATGCCAAAATCCTGGTGATTGGAGCAGGAGGACTTGGTTCTCCCGCAGCTCTGTATCTGGCTGCGGCCGGAATAGGAACCTTAGGTCTGACTGACGGCGATGTCGTGGACTTATCCAATCTTCAACGGCAAATTTTGCATACAACCGACCGGATAGGTGTTTCAAAGGTTGAATCCGGCGGAACATTATTGTCAGCCCTCAATCCTGAAACCACACTCAAGCTGTATCCCGAACATGTAAGCGCCACCAATATCCTGTCCTTAATTGAAGCCTATGACATCATATTGGACGGATCAGACAATTTTTCCACACGGTTTCTCGTTAATGATGCCTGTTTCTTTGCAAAAAGGACACTGATTTCAGGTAGCATTTTTCGATTTGAAGGGCAATTAGCCACCATTAAGCCCCATGAAGGATTTCCCTGTTATCGCTGTTTATATCCAGAGCCTCCACCCCCCGGCCTTGTGCCAAATTGTCAAGAAGCCGGGGTGTTAGGCGTGTTAGCCGGGACCATTGGTGTTTTGCAAGCCAATGAAGCCATTAAAGAAGTCCTTGGTCTCGGAGAAAGTTTGGCCAAACATCTTCTTCTCTACGATGCCCTGGATATGACATTCAGAAAGGTTGGTCGCCCAAAATCTCCAGACTGTCCTCTTTGTGGACCACATCCCACTATCACCAAACTTGTTGAACAGGAAGTCTCCTGTAGTATCTAG
- a CDS encoding M67 family metallopeptidase: MLAIPSSIINNMIVHARELAPHECCGILSGTENTIAEDYRITNILAALSEQDLTRFDPAKLTDLQRLSPEERADIAFQMDAREMAMAQRDIRSKNLDLLGFYHSHTFSPARPSQTDITIAMEFESYRTKLHLPEPFHLIISLEHTDQPVVRAYKIQESKATEIPINTLP; this comes from the coding sequence ATGCTTGCCATTCCGTCCAGCATCATCAACAATATGATTGTTCATGCCCGGGAGTTAGCTCCTCATGAATGTTGCGGCATTCTCTCAGGAACCGAAAATACCATCGCCGAGGACTATCGCATTACCAATATTCTGGCTGCGTTATCAGAACAGGATCTTACACGTTTTGACCCAGCCAAATTAACCGACCTGCAACGCTTATCACCGGAGGAGCGAGCGGATATTGCCTTTCAAATGGATGCCAGAGAAATGGCCATGGCTCAGCGGGACATTCGTTCAAAAAACCTTGATCTGTTAGGTTTTTACCATTCCCACACCTTTAGTCCGGCTAGACCCTCTCAAACGGATATCACCATTGCCATGGAATTTGAAAGCTACCGGACCAAACTCCACCTCCCGGAACCGTTTCACTTGATTATTTCCTTAGAGCATACGGATCAGCCCGTAGTCCGAGCCTATAAAATCCAGGAGTCCAAAGCCACCGAAATTCCCATCAACACCTTGCCCTAA